The nucleotide window AGCAAGGCTTTTCAAAAAGCGATCAAACAGGCTGCAAAGACCGGTACACGAAAAATATTTGTTCCAAAAGGGCACTATCTGATTGCACAATCCATCAAACTACCATCCCGCTTTACGCTGGAAGCCAGTCCTGATGCATATATAGAACTGAAGCCTTCCGCCAATACCTGCCTGTTGCAAAACGAAGACCTGACTAACGGGAACGAATATATTACCGTAAAAGGTGGGAGATGGAATGGCAACGGCTGGAGTCAGACACGTAGCATTCGCAGTACAGTAGACAGTTCTGCCTTTTGTTTTGGTATGTTTTTCTACAAGGTGAAAAACCTGGAAGTGGCCGGGCTGCAGATAGACAGTACCCGCAGCTGGGGCATTGCCTACATGGAATGTGACACGGTGCATATACACGATATTCATTTTCAGCAGAACCCTTTTAAAGATGCACAACAAACCAGTGCGCTGATGCAGAATGGGGATGGTGTGACCGGTGGAGGCAATCATGTTCTGATAGAAAATATTTCTGGTTTCACCAATGACGACCTGGTAGCTTTTGCCGCTGGTGGAGCGTCTTTCCAGGGAAAGATGTCTCCGTTTCCGGCTTGTGATTATAAAGACATCACGGTTCGTAATATTACCCCGCAAAATATCTATGATTCCATTCCTACGTTGAAAGCGGTAGCCTTTTACACATTTGAAGGCAGAAAAGTGAGTGATATCAGTATTGAACGGGTGCATGGTAATACAGCCATGGCCTCTGTACTGTTTTACAGTCTTTTCGATAAAACAGGTTATTTCTCCAATGTAAAAATATCGGATGTGTCGGGGACAAATGTTTACGCCCGCTCTTCCCATCCGGGGCTGGCTTCTGTATACGGCGTTATCAGTGTGAAGTGTTCTGTGATAGACCGGCTGGATATCAGCCGGGTGCGCAGGGAGGAACGTCGTTATGCCAATCCGCAGTTTTTATTTGACGAACGTACAGTCATCGATTCGCTCAACATAAACCAGGTAGACATCCACCATCAGCACGTACAGGGCGACCTGCTGATGAAATCTTCCGGCGCCGTTATTAAAAACAGCCGCATCAATGGGGTGTCCATCAGCAATGTGGAATAGGTGAGATGGAAAGACAGGTTTTTAACTCAAAAATTTTAACAACATCGCTATGATGAACGCATGGCCCAAATCATCCTCGCTTTTAAAAAGCAATGAACAATGGATACCCGGTGGCGTGGTATCACTCAACCGGAAATCAGACCCCAATATCTGTTTCGTTAGCGGACAGGGTAGCCGTGTTCGTGACCTGGAAGGAAATGAATACATCGACTACCAGGCCGGTTTTGCCGCCGCATTTCTGGGGCATAATGACCCCGACGTTAACAAGGCGGTGCGTGCCGCGCTGGATAATGAAACGCTGTTGATGGGCGCAGGTCCTACCAACCTTGAAGGAGAGTTTGCCCGGCTGTTTTGTGAAAGTGTGCCTTCGGCAGAAAGTATAGAAATCACCACCACCGGATCAGAAGCTACCTATCATGCTATTCGTATAGCCCGTGCCGTTACTGGTAAAGAACATATTATCGTGATGCAGGGCGGTTATAACGGCTGGCATAACGATGTGGCCTGTAATGTGATCAGCAGCCTGACAGATGTGGGAGAAAGAGTGAGTCCGGGTGAATATCCGTTTGATTCCCTTTCAGCGGGTATTCCGGAAGGACATTCTTCCCTGGTACATGTGATCAACTATAATGATATTGACTCCGTAACGTATATCCTGCAACGTTATCCGGTGGCGGGCATACTGCTGGAGCCTATCCTGCAGAACATCGGTGTGGTGAAGCCTCAGCCGGGCTATCTGGAGACGCTGCGACAGCTGGCCGATGAACATGGTTTCCTGCTGATATTCGATGAAGTGAAAACAGGTTTCCGTCATGCGTTGGGTGGTTATCAGCAGTTGTGTGGTGTTACGCCTGATCTCAGCACTTTCGGTAAAGCCGTGGCCAATGGTTACCCGGTGGGTGTTATCGCCGGAAAGAAAAAATACATGGACTATTTCATCCATCCTGATAAAAACAAAAAAGTGCTCATCGCTGGTACCTTCAATGCACATCCGCTGACTACAGCGGCAGCTATTGCGACGGTGCGTAAGCTGGCTGCTCCTGGGTTTGGTGTATACGACCATGTCAACGCGCTGGGCCAGCTGCTGGAAAACGGCTTACAGGACATCTTCCGGACTACGGGCCGACCTTTTCAGATTGCGCGTCAGGGTTCCGCTTTTTGTATGTATTTTATGGACCATATGCCGGTAGATTATCACGATATATTGAAGCATCATGATTTTGCGTTTGATAAAGCATACAGGCTGAAACTGATCGAAAAAGGGATCTTTAACTTCCCCTTACCGATCAAACAAGGCAGTATCTCCTATGCGCATACGACACAAGACATCGAAGAAACACTGGAAAAAACCAAATCAATATTAGCAGCGCTATGAAGATAACGGCGATAGAAACACAGGTTTGCCACGCGCGGATGCGTAACTGGATCTTTATTAAAATTGTGACAGACCAGCCCGGACTGTGGGGATGGGGAGAAGCAACACTGGAATGGCATACCAGGGCAGTAGTAGGGGCGGTGGAAGATCTCAGCCAGCTGCTGATAGGAGAAGATCCCCGCCGTATTGAATATCTCTGGCAGATGATGTACCGTCAGCATTTCTGGCATGGCAACGGCATTGTACGGGGTACGGCTATCAGCGGTATCGACATCGCATTATGGGATATCCTCGGCAAAATACATGGTGTACCTTGTCATGAGCTGTGGGGTGGAAGAGTAAGAGATTATATCCGTTTGTACTGTCATTTGGGCGGTGGTAAGATGGAAGATTTTTACGAGACCAGACCGGATGATGCGGCCCGTTTCGGGGAGCTGGCCCAGCGTGCCGTGGAAGAAGGTTTTACAGCCTTTAAATCCATGGCGGTGCCGGAAACCATGCCACTGGAAGGTTTGCGTCCCATTCGTTATGCAGAAGCCTGTGTGAAGGCCATGCGTGACGCTGTAGGAGAAGATATTGATATCATGGTGGATTGCCATGCACGCCCCAGTCCGTTGATGGGCCTGCAGTTTGCAAAGGCATTGGAGCCATACGGACTTTATTTCTTTGAAGAACCCTGCTGGCCGGAAACGATGGATGACATTGCCCGTATACAACATGCGGTGAAAACACCGATTGCCAGTGGTGAAAGGCTGGTAGGTGTACATGCTTTCCGGGATATGCTGGAGAAGCGTGCGGTGAGTGTTATACAGCCGGATATCACCCATTGCGGTGGATTAAGTGAAGTAAGGCGCATTGCAGCGCTGGCTGAAGCTTATCGTGTGGCGGTAGCGCCGCATAATCCGCAGGGACCGGTGAGTACAGCTGCTTCTATCGAACTGGGTTTTGCCACACCATCTTACAGCATTTGTGAAAGTGTGCATAATGATGTGCCCTGGCGGGAAGAAGTAGTGAGCGAAGGGTTTACAGTAGAGAAAAAAGGAAGGATCGTGAAACCTAATGCCCGTCCGGGTTTGGGGATAGAGATCAATGAGGCAGTGGTGAAAAAACATCCTTTTCAGCAGGAAGTATTACAGCGTACATTTTATAAAGATGGTAGTGTAGGTGACTGGTAAAATAACGGGTATGAAAAAATTATTGGAAGAGAAAACAGTCCTGATCAGTGGCGCCCTGGGCGACATTGGCAGGGCTGTGGCCATTGCGTTTGCGGAGCAGGGCGCAGGTGTCGCGCTGGGCGATATTCAGCCCGCAGCGCAGGCACAGCCCCTGCTGAATGAACTCAAAGCTATCGGTGTGCCTTGCCATTATACACAGGTAGATGTGTCTGATGCAGTGGCGGTAGACAGCTGGTTACAGACTGCTGAAGCGGCTTTGGGGCTGGTGAGTATGGTGGTGGCCAATGCGGCTACTGTTACCATTGCTGGTCTTTATCAGATTACAGCGGAGCAATGGAGTAAAGAGCTGCGGGTAAACCTGGATGGTGCTTTTCATATAGCCCGCGCCGTTACCAGTCGGTTGCTGGAAAAGGCTGCCACCGGGAGTGTGGTATTTGTAGGTAGCTGGGCTGCTGAAGCGGTACACAGTCATATCCCGGCCTATTCCGTATCCAAGGCTGGGCTGCGGATGCTGTCTAAATGTATGGCACTGGAACTCGCTCCGCATGGCATTATGGTCAACGAGATCGCGCCGGGTTATGTAGATGCAGGGCTTAGCCGGACGGTATGGGAACAGGCACCGGAGCAGAAAGAACAGGCCCGTCTCAGGGCGCCGGTACGGCAACTGATCACACCGCAGCAGGTGGCCCGGGAGGTGGTACGGTTGTGTGATCCGGAAAACAGACATATCACCGGCAGTGTATTGCTGATGGATGGCGGATTGTCTTTGTTGTAACAAAATTGAAACATGACGAACTATCACGGAATAATAGGCATATCCAGGGAAGATATTACGCCGCCGGTAGGCATCTTTGCACGCAATTGGGGGGCTGCCACCCATGATGTGGCGGCAGGTGTTCATATGCCGTTGACCCTCACCTGTATCACTTTTCAGACAGGTAAGGACGTACAGCCGTTGGTGTTAGTATCCGCCGACCTGGGCTGGTGGAAAAGTGCTGCCGATGAAAAAACACTGCGGCATGGCATATTACAGGCCTTGTCCCTGACGGAAGAACGCCTGATGTTTTGTTTGACCCATACCCACGCGGGGCCCAGCACTTTCAGTGAAGATGCGGGCAAACCCGGTGGTCAATATATCATTCCATATCTGCAGCAGTTGCAGGAGAAGGCTGTCAGCTGTATCCGCCGCGCACTGGCGGCCGCACAGCCGGCTACGCTCACCTGGCAGTATGGCAGCTGCAACCTGGCGGTGAACCGCGATTTCCCGGAGCCGGGAGGTGATCGGCTGGTAGTAGGGTACAACCCCGCTGTCAGCGCAGATGATACAGTACTGGTAGGCCGCATTACAGACAGCGACTGCAAGGTGATGGGCACCATCGTAAATTATGCCTGTCACCCTACTACGCTGGCCTGGGAAAACCAGTTGTTGTCGCCCGACTACATTGGTGGAATGCGTACCGTAGTGGAAACTGCTACTGCGGCGCCCTGCCTCTTTTTGCAAGGAGCCTCCGGTGAGTTGTCGCCTGCAGAGCAATACAGTGGTGATACTTCGCTGGCCGATGGTTATGGCCGTCAGCTCGGCTATGCCGTGCTCTCTGCACTGGAAGGGATGCTGCCACCGGATACTACGCTTACTTATACCGGTGTGGTGGAATCAGGTGCTTCGCTGGGTATCTGGAAAAAAACGCCTGCCCCGGCGTCCACTACGCTGCTGGCTGAAATGACGCTGGTGGAAATGCCGCTGAAACCGATGCCTTCGCTGGCTGAGATAGAAGCCGCATGGGCTACCTGCGAAGATCACGTGCTCAAAGAGCGGCTGTGGCGTCAGCGGGGTATCCGTAAAACGGTGGGAGAAGGGGCAGTGGCAAAAATGCCGCTGTGGATATGGCGGCTGGGAAACACGATACTCGCCGGCCAGCCCAACGAAGCCTATTCCTTATTTCAGCAGGAACTACGGCAACAGCTGGCTCCGGCAGCCGTGGCTGTCATGAATATTGTAAACGGTTATGCCGGTTATCTGCCGCCTTTAACATCGTTCAGCCATAACAGTTATACTGTATGGCAAACGCCCTTTCAGCAAGGCTCACTGGAACAACTGATCTGCTCCGCCATCACTATTTCACAACGAATGATCCAAACCGCATGAACCTTAACCTGACCTTACTCGATGCCATCATCTTTGGAGCATATATATTGGGTGTAATTGGCCTGGGCATCTATGCCTCCCGCAAAGGCCAGCAAACAAAACGGGATTATTTTCTGGCCGGCGATAAACTGCCCTGGTGGATGATCGGCGGTAGTATCATCGCAGCCAACATCAGCAGCCATCATCTGGTAGGGGCTATGGGCGTAGCCTACAGTCGTGGTTTTGTGGCCATTGCCATGGAATGGGGCGCCATCCTGATGGGCTTCAATGCCTTGTTATGGATATTCCTCCCTTTTTATATTCGCAATGGTTTTTATACAGTGCCTGAATTTCTGGAGAAACGTTTTGGAACGGCTGCCCGAACTACTTACGCCAGCCTGATCCTGCTCACTTATGTGCTCGTAGAGATCAGTGCGGTATTGTATCTGGGCGCATTGTCATTACATTCCTTGTTAGGTATTTCGGTGATGACCAGTGTGGTGGTGCTGGCATTGATCACCGGTGTTTACACGATTGCAGGCGGTCTGCGGGCAGTGATCTACACAGAGATGCTGCAATTGATTGTACTGGTGATGGGTGGTATTGCCCTCACTATCGCCACCGTTAACGCTGCAGGGGGTGTATCGGCGATTACAGATACTGTAAAGGATTGGGACCTTATCCTGCCGGCCAACGATCAGGACTTTCCCTGGACCATGTACCTGGGTGGTGTATTGTGCATCAGTGTATTTTACTGTGCCACCAACCAGTTTATCGTACAACGGGTGCTCGCTGCCAAAAACGAGTGGCATGCCCGCATGGGCGTGGTCTTCGGCGACTACCTCAAATTTCTGATACCTGTTATCATTACCGTGCCGGCGCTGGTAGCGCCCAAGTTGTTCCCTCATCTCGAAAAGCCTGATCTGTTGTTTCCCACACTGGTGGAAAAACTGTTGCCCACTGGTCTGGTAGGCTTGGTGATGGCCGGTTTGATAGCCGCCGTGATGTCACATCTTTCAGGAGCGATCAACTCCTGTACAACGATTCTTACCGTAGATATTTATCTTCCCTACTTCCGTAAAAAGGCTACGGAAGCAGAAGCGGTGCGTTTCGGCAGATGGGCCGGCGCTGTCATTATTGTGATCGGTATCTTATGCACAGGGCTGTTTCTGACGCATTCCAAAAAACCGGTCTTCCTTTATCTGATGAATGCTTATGGGTTGTTTACACCTGGTATTGCAGCCATGTTTCTGTTGGGCATTCTGTGGAAACGTACTACGCACGCAGGTGCGCTGGCAGCGGGCATACTCACGATCCCATTGTCGGTCGTCATGGAAATTATCTATCCGGCTATGCCTTTCTTTAACCGTACCGGCATTGTTTTCTGGAGTTGTATGCTGGTATGTGCCGGTGTGAGTCTTCTTACCAAACCTGTGCCTGAAGCCCGTCTGGAAGGACTTATCTGGAACCGCGAAAGTTTAAAACTGCCGCCGGACCTGCTGCGTCAATCCCGTGGCTGGCGTAATCCAACACTATGGTGGGGATTTATAACGGCGCTGGTGTTGTATTTCTATATCCGTTATGCATGACCACCAAAATCCCGCATATAAAACTGATGGTTTTCTTTGGTGATGATATCGATAGGCATAAAATGTGTTTTTTCTACCGGTACTTTCAGCACAAGACTCTGATATAAAGCCATAATGCCGCGATAGCCCTGTTCCTGCGGCTGCTGACAGATGAGGAAATCGATATGCCCCTGATCGAGGCGTGACACATTTTCCTGCGTGAAATCATAGCCAATGAGCAGGGTATCCTTTTTGCCTTTTTTTTCGAGATAATGGGAAACAGCCGCTACTCTGGAATTGGTGACAAAAATGGCTTTGATACCATGATGCTGTTGCAGCACTTTCGATAATTCTTTTTCGATAGAGTGCTGGTCTGTTTGCCGGATATCGCATTTTATGACCGGCCTTTTACTGTCTTTGAAGTAAGCTCTCAGCCCTTCCTCTTTTCGCAGGAGATGGTGATGATCTTCTATTTCCCGGGAGATGTTGAGTACGAGTATGCCACTGTTGCGTGGTGTGCAGTAGTGGAAGAGCTGTCCGGCCTGATAACCGCTGCGGAAGAGATCAGGGCCTATATAACAGAGGCTTTCCTGTTGTGGAATATCCGAATTGATAAAAACGTAGGGGATGTTGAGTTTACTACAGGAACGGATAAACGAAATGGATTCTTCTATAAAGGAAGGAGCGAGTAAGATGCCGTCAGCAGGGTCTTTCAGCATTTTTTTGGTCGTCTTCACAAAAGATTTCCGGTCATTCAGGTCAAAGTAGTAAGGTTCTATTTTTACACCAAACGGTTTGATCTCTTCTTCTGCTTTCTGGATACCCGCCAGTGGCAGGGTCCAGAAGTCGGTTTCTTCGGAGGAGACTTTCGGGATAAGTGTAGCGAGACGCAGCACCTTTCGGGATGCCAGTCGTCTCGCCAGTATATTCGGTTGGTAGTTCAGTTCCTGTATGATCTGTTCTATTTTGTTTTTGGTTTTGAGGGAAACACCTGGCCGGTTATGGATAACCCTGTCCACTGTAGCGATGGCTACATTGGCTCTTCTGGCGATTTCCTTTACGCCGAGGGGTTGTTCGGCCGCTTTTTTCTTCATGATAAAATGGTTATAATTTTTGCAAATATAAGGCTACTGACGGGACGCTGTTTGTTTGGCTAAAGTGAGCGCCTGTGTGGTAGTATAGTATTTGGCCAGCATATTGGGCACTTCCCAGGCAGGCATATTATTGTTCCGTATATATTCCAGGAACTGTTGCATCACCTTGCCGAAAAGGGCTTCGTGTTTTTTGGCGAGTGCTTCCGGTATTACTACTTCCCAGCCTTTGTCGTTTGTTTTGAGAGACAGGCCCGGGTATTTCTGTGCCAATGCCGCAATGCGGGCTTCTACCGTTTTCGTATAGGTGCTATCGTGGGAGTGAATGGATTCTATGTATAACACTGGTTTGTATTGTTGTTCGGCGCCCTGCCGGATGATCAGGGAAGCCAGGCTTCCGCGGAGCAGGGAGTAATGTGTGTCGCCGGTACCTTCAGGGGCCTGGTAGTTCCAGGTAACGGATATGTTGGCATGAATTCCTTTGATGGTATAGTCAAAGGCGCCATTGGCATACACCTGCAGTATGCTGTCTTTATTGATGTTTTTATGCAGATATGCCGGGAAGCTGTTTTGTCCGGTGATGTCTGAATACTGTTGCAGTGTCATGGGAGTGGCCCAGCGTCTGGCGCTGTCTACGTGTATGTCTGTACGGTAGTGGATGGTTTGCTCCGGGAAGCAGGTCCACTGTACGAGGTCAACGAGGTGAGTGGTTACATCCACAATCCCTTCTCCCTGCTGTGTTTCATCTACATACCATGCAGGGCGTACCATGGTTTTGCCGGCTACCAGTTTTTTGAAATGATGGACGCTGTTTTTTACCACAGAGGGAGCCTGGAGGCTGCCCGGCTGCAGTGTGCCGAACACGTCGGGGAGAAGGGCCAGTTCACGCTGGAGGGTATTACGGATTTCATAACGTTCTGTCATGATATCATACAGCTGTATTTTTTTATCGGCGGCTTCCTGAAAGGCGGCCTGCAGGGAGTCGAAGCTGGCGGCATCTATAGCCATGGGCTTGTCTGCCAGCACATGTTGCCCGGCATGTACAGAACGGCGTATATACGTTGCCTTTAGCCGGTTGTTACCGGCAATCACCACAATATTGCCGGGAGGCTGTTGCAGCATTTTCTCCAGATAGTCGTGACCGGTATATACATCGGTAGCCCAGTGTACGCGCGGATCGGTTTGTTGGTTGAACCGCTCAATACTGGCCAGGTATTGTTTTACTTCCGGACCTTCCGGTGCAAACACCCGGATGGTGGAGTCTATACCGGGATACATCTGTTGTTGTACCAGAGAGGCATGGAAGTGCCCGGGATCTAAAGCGATCAGGTGCATGGCGGATTGTTTTTGATGGCTAGTGCCGCAAGACAATAATGCGATGGTTATGGTGGCAAAGATAATATTTTGCTTCATGGTGGCAGGTTTCATTTGTCAGTGCTGTTTTGTTTTGGTGACGTTGTCAGTGCTGATGCTGTCGGCGCTGTTGCCCCAGCTGCTGCGGATATAAGTGGCTACCGCTGCGATCTCTTCGTCTTTCAGGAAGTTGAAGGCGGGCATCTGTTCGCTGTATGTACTGGTTTTGCTTTTGGTATCGCCGGTGCGACCCTGCAGGATGGTTTGTATCAGCAGCTTTGCATCGCTGGTGACCAGTTTGTTACCGGCCAGGGCAGGGAAGGAGGAAGGCACGCCTTTGCCATCCGGCTTATGACAGGCTTCACAGTAATTTTTGTAGATGCCGGCACCTGTGCTGGTAATGGTGACAGTAGTGGCTTTGGCTGTTTCGCGTGTAGCCGTGGCCGGTACCTTCTCACCAGGACGGAGCGCGGTGATACGAAGAATACGATCATCGTGTGGCAACGGAAATCCTTTACCGGGATTCCAGTCACGGTTACTGGTGGCAATATAGATATCGCCTTCGGGAGAAATACAGATATCCCGCAGACGGCCGTACTTTCCGGAGAAATAAATCTCCTCACCGGTAATGGCATCCTGGGTGTTGCTGAGGTGTATCACATGGAGACTGGCAGCTTTCAAAGTACCCAGCAGGAGACTGTTTTTCCATTCCGGTATTTTATCGGAGTGATAGTAGTCTATACCTGCGGGTGCTATCGTAGGTGTCCAGGCTTTGAGTGGTGCGATGAAAGGGAAGGAGTCGGCATGGGCTTTTTCATCAGGACGATCTGCATAACCTTCTATCCTTGCCCATCCGTAGTATCCGGCTTTCTGAATGAGGTTCAGTTCATCGTCAGTGGCGTCGCCGTGTTCGGAGGCAAAGAGCCGGCCTTTATCGGTAAACACGAGGCCCTGAATATTGCGGTGTCCCCTGGACCAGAGATAGTTGCCCGGATAGGGATTATCTGCAGGCACGGTGCCGTCAATGTTAAGGCGTAACACCTTACCATTAAGGGATGCAGTGTCAGGAGCAAGCTGATCGTGGGCGGCATCACCGGTAGAGAGCAATACTTTACCGTCAGGAGAGATGGCTACACGGGAGCCGTTATGTCCGGTATTGCCTGGCAGCTCCAGCAATAGCAGTGGGTCTTTCAGGGTATCGGCGGTATAGGTATAACGCATCAGCCGCGATACGATGGAAGAGTCTTTGTTGAGATGCGTATAGTCTACAAAAACATAAGGCAGTTTTTTATCCGGATGTATGGCCATGCCCAGCAGGCCCAGTGTACGCTGACGGTATACGTCGGGGATGACGAGCAACAGTTTTTTTATACCGGTATGCGGATCTACTTTACTGATGGTGCCGCTCTGTTCGGTGTACCAGATCTGGTTGTCGGGGCCCCAGGCTATTTCCCAGGGTACATTCAGGTCGGATACGATGGTGCTGATACCGAGCGTGGTCTTGTCCAGTTGAAGAGTGGCCTCTATCGGCTGTTGAAAGCCGCGTGTGGAGGGCCTTAGCAGAAAATAGATGCCTATTGCAAATGCAAGGATCAGCAGAAGGATACGGATACGTTTCATATACGCGGTAACTTGTAAGTGTGGTTTACGAGAAGAACAGGGTGATGGCGTTGCTTATGGCCAGTAGCAACATTACGATCAGCCCGATGGCGCCGGCGATGTTGGTGAAGGTGTTGTTTTTCAGCGGTCCCATGATGGTGGTGTCATTGGCTACAAGATAGAGCGCGATGCCGATAAACGGTACGATGAAAATAGTGACAGCCTGTGCAAGCACAATTAGTTCCAGTGGGAGCTTACCAAAAGTGATGGCCACACTGGCGCCAATGATCATGATAACGGCAATGAACGTACGAACCACGCCGGAGCTGAGTTGTCCGCCATAACCGAGAGCGTCTCCCAGCAAGGTGCCGCCCAGGGCTGCATTACCGAGCAAGGAAGAAAAGGAAGCGCCAAAAAGGCCCACCAGGAACAATCCGGAAGCGGCATTGCCGAATACGGGTTCCAACGCGATGGCCATATCGGTGGCGTTGTTGATTTTGATGCCTGCGGGATGTAATACGGTAGCGGCGCAGATCATCACAGTGGCGCTCATGAAGCCGAGTATCAGCATACCGGGCAATGTCTCTTTACCAGTCAGGCTTACTTCCGGTCTTAAACGTTTGCGCTCCTGTACCAGATACGACTGATAGATAGCGCCCACGATAGAAAAGCAGGATGCCATAAAGGCGATGATAAGTTTTTGTGAGCCGGCTGGTACGGTCGGAACAAAGCCGGAGGCGATGCCCGCTACAGGAGGGCGGGAGAGGATCATCGTTACCATAAAGGCAAACAACATCATGATAATAAGTCCTATCATAATTTTCTCCAGCATCTTGTAGAAGGTGCGGAAAAACAGAATGCTGATACCAGCGATGTTGCAAAGGATGATCCAGATGGTTTTGTTGGAATGGGTAGCTTCCGCCAGCGTGATGCCGGCACCAATAGAATTACCCGCCTGAAAGGAAGCAGTCACCAGGAATACGCCCACCCCGATGGCGATGCGTGCCGGCAGTCCCCATTTGCGGCTGATCGTGCTGAGTAATGACTCGCTGGTGGCGATGCCTACCCGTGCAGCCATGGTAGTGAAGATGATCATGAAGAAGATGGCCACGGCCACAATCCATAATAAGGAGAAACCATAGCCGGCGCCCATGATGGAAGCGATGGTGACTTTGCTGGGCCCGAATACCAGCGCGGCGGTGATGAGCCCTGGCCCGAGTGATTGCAACCAGGCCTTATAGCCAT belongs to Chitinophaga sp. HK235 and includes:
- a CDS encoding glycosyl hydrolase family 28-related protein; translated protein: MTSHAQHVTDVRAYGALADGKTDDSKAFQKAIKQAAKTGTRKIFVPKGHYLIAQSIKLPSRFTLEASPDAYIELKPSANTCLLQNEDLTNGNEYITVKGGRWNGNGWSQTRSIRSTVDSSAFCFGMFFYKVKNLEVAGLQIDSTRSWGIAYMECDTVHIHDIHFQQNPFKDAQQTSALMQNGDGVTGGGNHVLIENISGFTNDDLVAFAAGGASFQGKMSPFPACDYKDITVRNITPQNIYDSIPTLKAVAFYTFEGRKVSDISIERVHGNTAMASVLFYSLFDKTGYFSNVKISDVSGTNVYARSSHPGLASVYGVISVKCSVIDRLDISRVRREERRYANPQFLFDERTVIDSLNINQVDIHHQHVQGDLLMKSSGAVIKNSRINGVSISNVE
- a CDS encoding aspartate aminotransferase family protein, with protein sequence MMNAWPKSSSLLKSNEQWIPGGVVSLNRKSDPNICFVSGQGSRVRDLEGNEYIDYQAGFAAAFLGHNDPDVNKAVRAALDNETLLMGAGPTNLEGEFARLFCESVPSAESIEITTTGSEATYHAIRIARAVTGKEHIIVMQGGYNGWHNDVACNVISSLTDVGERVSPGEYPFDSLSAGIPEGHSSLVHVINYNDIDSVTYILQRYPVAGILLEPILQNIGVVKPQPGYLETLRQLADEHGFLLIFDEVKTGFRHALGGYQQLCGVTPDLSTFGKAVANGYPVGVIAGKKKYMDYFIHPDKNKKVLIAGTFNAHPLTTAAAIATVRKLAAPGFGVYDHVNALGQLLENGLQDIFRTTGRPFQIARQGSAFCMYFMDHMPVDYHDILKHHDFAFDKAYRLKLIEKGIFNFPLPIKQGSISYAHTTQDIEETLEKTKSILAAL
- the dgoD gene encoding galactonate dehydratase, whose amino-acid sequence is MKITAIETQVCHARMRNWIFIKIVTDQPGLWGWGEATLEWHTRAVVGAVEDLSQLLIGEDPRRIEYLWQMMYRQHFWHGNGIVRGTAISGIDIALWDILGKIHGVPCHELWGGRVRDYIRLYCHLGGGKMEDFYETRPDDAARFGELAQRAVEEGFTAFKSMAVPETMPLEGLRPIRYAEACVKAMRDAVGEDIDIMVDCHARPSPLMGLQFAKALEPYGLYFFEEPCWPETMDDIARIQHAVKTPIASGERLVGVHAFRDMLEKRAVSVIQPDITHCGGLSEVRRIAALAEAYRVAVAPHNPQGPVSTAASIELGFATPSYSICESVHNDVPWREEVVSEGFTVEKKGRIVKPNARPGLGIEINEAVVKKHPFQQEVLQRTFYKDGSVGDW
- a CDS encoding SDR family NAD(P)-dependent oxidoreductase; amino-acid sequence: MKKLLEEKTVLISGALGDIGRAVAIAFAEQGAGVALGDIQPAAQAQPLLNELKAIGVPCHYTQVDVSDAVAVDSWLQTAEAALGLVSMVVANAATVTIAGLYQITAEQWSKELRVNLDGAFHIARAVTSRLLEKAATGSVVFVGSWAAEAVHSHIPAYSVSKAGLRMLSKCMALELAPHGIMVNEIAPGYVDAGLSRTVWEQAPEQKEQARLRAPVRQLITPQQVAREVVRLCDPENRHITGSVLLMDGGLSLL
- a CDS encoding neutral/alkaline non-lysosomal ceramidase N-terminal domain-containing protein, which codes for MTNYHGIIGISREDITPPVGIFARNWGAATHDVAAGVHMPLTLTCITFQTGKDVQPLVLVSADLGWWKSAADEKTLRHGILQALSLTEERLMFCLTHTHAGPSTFSEDAGKPGGQYIIPYLQQLQEKAVSCIRRALAAAQPATLTWQYGSCNLAVNRDFPEPGGDRLVVGYNPAVSADDTVLVGRITDSDCKVMGTIVNYACHPTTLAWENQLLSPDYIGGMRTVVETATAAPCLFLQGASGELSPAEQYSGDTSLADGYGRQLGYAVLSALEGMLPPDTTLTYTGVVESGASLGIWKKTPAPASTTLLAEMTLVEMPLKPMPSLAEIEAAWATCEDHVLKERLWRQRGIRKTVGEGAVAKMPLWIWRLGNTILAGQPNEAYSLFQQELRQQLAPAAVAVMNIVNGYAGYLPPLTSFSHNSYTVWQTPFQQGSLEQLICSAITISQRMIQTA
- a CDS encoding SLC5 family protein; the protein is MANALSARLTGTTDLLRHHYFTTNDPNRMNLNLTLLDAIIFGAYILGVIGLGIYASRKGQQTKRDYFLAGDKLPWWMIGGSIIAANISSHHLVGAMGVAYSRGFVAIAMEWGAILMGFNALLWIFLPFYIRNGFYTVPEFLEKRFGTAARTTYASLILLTYVLVEISAVLYLGALSLHSLLGISVMTSVVVLALITGVYTIAGGLRAVIYTEMLQLIVLVMGGIALTIATVNAAGGVSAITDTVKDWDLILPANDQDFPWTMYLGGVLCISVFYCATNQFIVQRVLAAKNEWHARMGVVFGDYLKFLIPVIITVPALVAPKLFPHLEKPDLLFPTLVEKLLPTGLVGLVMAGLIAAVMSHLSGAINSCTTILTVDIYLPYFRKKATEAEAVRFGRWAGAVIIVIGILCTGLFLTHSKKPVFLYLMNAYGLFTPGIAAMFLLGILWKRTTHAGALAAGILTIPLSVVMEIIYPAMPFFNRTGIVFWSCMLVCAGVSLLTKPVPEARLEGLIWNRESLKLPPDLLRQSRGWRNPTLWWGFITALVLYFYIRYA
- a CDS encoding substrate-binding domain-containing protein, translated to MKKKAAEQPLGVKEIARRANVAIATVDRVIHNRPGVSLKTKNKIEQIIQELNYQPNILARRLASRKVLRLATLIPKVSSEETDFWTLPLAGIQKAEEEIKPFGVKIEPYYFDLNDRKSFVKTTKKMLKDPADGILLAPSFIEESISFIRSCSKLNIPYVFINSDIPQQESLCYIGPDLFRSGYQAGQLFHYCTPRNSGILVLNISREIEDHHHLLRKEEGLRAYFKDSKRPVIKCDIRQTDQHSIEKELSKVLQQHHGIKAIFVTNSRVAAVSHYLEKKGKKDTLLIGYDFTQENVSRLDQGHIDFLICQQPQEQGYRGIMALYQSLVLKVPVEKTHFMPIDIITKENHQFYMRDFGGHA